Proteins co-encoded in one Pocillopora verrucosa isolate sample1 chromosome 1, ASM3666991v2, whole genome shotgun sequence genomic window:
- the LOC131796771 gene encoding histamine H2 receptor, with protein MQPSEIAIPLGCLSLLIVVTNSCVCLLVYLHPKLRTYTNGFVVSLAVSDILTGALLLPLYIALPTHPVTGYIVCAILLTGVANVFLVTLDRYLAIKKPFNYYAVMRRYFFKFIVGSWIVPLFVSIIPLIWGSKDSILAQAIYMFMLQGMGVVVPYLFVCIAYYQIFQQARHIVKRLRRDSSLGSWRGKRDNKDKLKKNSNSTMASETKVAKMFALISISFLLSWTPVLYLTSVISAITDRNTVEMLSPVWLLDFSLFTVALGSAVNPIVYSFFKPDFRGIIKKRFPNRTPSSTLKQDSTYVIDVAVIVKNLKNEKHGKETDL; from the coding sequence ATGCAGCCAAGTGAGATTGCCATCCCGTTGGGCTGCCTGTCATTGCTGATCGTAGTTACTAACAGCTGTGTGTGCCTCTTGGTGTATTTACATCCCAAGCTAAGGACTTACACCAATGGATTCGTTGTGTCCCTTGCAGTGTCAGACATACTCACAGGTGCCCTCCTTTTGCCTTTGTACATTGCTTTGCCAACGCACCCTGTCACAGGATACATCGTATGCGCTATTTTGCTTACGGGGGTCGCCAATGTGTTTTTAGTGACTTTAGACAGATACCTGGctataaaaaaaccttttaattaCTATGCCGTCATGAGGAGATATTTCTTCAAATTCATTGTAGGTTCTTGgattgttcctttgtttgtgTCAATCATTCCTCTCATTTGGGGGTCAAAAGACAGTATACTAGCTCAAGCAATCTACATGTTTATGCTACAAGGTATGGGCGTTGTTGTGCCGTATTTATTTGTGTGTATAGCCTACTACCAGATCTTTCAGCAAGCTAGGCATATTGTCAAGCGGTTACGACGAGATAGCAGTCTCGGCAGCTGGCGAGGCAAACGGGACAACAAAgataaactgaagaaaaactCTAACAGCACGATGGCTTCAGAGACAAAAGTTGCCAAGATGTTTGCACTGATATCTATTTCCTTCCTCTTAAGTTGGACGCCAGTTTTATACTTGACCAGCGTTATATCTGCAATCACTGACAGAAACACTGTGGAAATGTTATCGCCGGTGTGGCTCTTGGATTTCTCTTTATTTACAGTCGCACTGGGCTCTGCGGTCAATCCAATAGTCTATTCTTTCTTCAAACCCGACTTCCGGGGCATTATCAAAAAAAGATTTCCTAACCGAACTCCTTCGTCAACTCTGAAACAGGATTCAACATATGTTATTGATGTTGCTGTGATAgtaaaaaaccttaaaaatgaaaaacatggCAAAGAAACCGACCTATGA